The following coding sequences are from one Paramormyrops kingsleyae isolate MSU_618 chromosome 21, PKINGS_0.4, whole genome shotgun sequence window:
- the LOC111841022 gene encoding 3',5'-cyclic-AMP phosphodiesterase 4B-like isoform X8: MPEANYLLSVSWGYIKFKRMLNRELTHLSEMSRSGNQVSEFISNTFLDKQNDVEIPSPTSKTREKKKKQLMTQISGVKKVTHGPNVSNSSIPRFGVKTDKEEQLSKELEDLNKWGLNIFKVSEFSNNKPLTCIMYAIFQERDLMKTFKIPVDTFVTFMMTLEDHYHSDVAYHNSLHAADVAQSTHILLSTPALDAVFTDLEILAAIFAAAIHDVDHPGVSNQFLINTNSELALMYNDESVLENHHLAVGFKLLQEEHCDIFQNLNKKQRQSLRKMVIDMVLATDMSKHMSLLADLKTMVETKKVTSSGVLLLDNYTDRIQVLRNMVHCADLSNPTKSLELYRQWTDRIMDEFFHQGDKERERGMEISPMCDKHTASVEKSQVGFIDYIVHPLWETWADLVHPDAQDILDTLEDNRNWYQSMIPQSPSPPFYEQDKGSGNGDKFQFELTLEEEDSEGTERDEQSQGEDSPSGTRSSPVYCDDPGAEEDPPEPTHIEIITQDASPVDT; this comes from the exons ATGCCTGAGGCTAATTATCTGCTATCTGTGTCCTGGGGTTACATTAAG TTCAAGAGGATGTTGAACCGGGAGCTGACTCACCTGTCGGAAATGAGCCGCTCTGGGAACCAGGTGTCCGAGTTCATCTCCAACACCTTCCTAG ACAAGCAGAACGACGTGGAGATCCCGTCTCCCACGTCCAAAACGcgggagaagaagaagaagcagtTAATGACACAGATCAGTGGGGTAAAGAAGGTGACACACGGCCCCAACGTCTCCAACTCTAGCATCCCTCGCTTTGGAGTTAAAACTGACAAGGAGGAGCAGCTCTCAAAG GAGCTGGAAGACCTGAACAAGTGGGGCCTCAACATTTTCAAAGTATCTGAGTTCTCCAACAACAAGCCACTCACATGCATCATGTACGCCATCTTTCAG GAAAGGGACTTGATGAAGACGTTTAAGATCCCCGTTGACACATTTGTGACCTTCATGATGACGTTAGAAGACCACTACCACTCTGACGTGGCTTACCACAACAGCCTGCATGCGGCCGACGTGGCCCAGTCCACTCACATCCTCCTCTCCACACCTGCTTTAGAT GCCGTCTTCACAGACCTGGAAATCCTTGCTGCCATCTTTGCCGCAGCCATCCATGATGTTGACCACCCGGGAGTCTCCAATCAATTTCTAATCAACACTA ATTCAGAGCTGGCCCTCATGTACAACGACGAGTCGGTCCTGGAGAACCACCACCTGGCTGTGGGGTTCAAGCTGCTACAGGAGGAGCACTGCGACATTTTCCAGAACCTCAACAAGAAGCAGCGGCAGTCACTGCGGAAGATGGTCATTGACATG GTGCTGGCAACTGACATGTCCAAGCACATGAGCTTACTGGCAGACCTGAAAACCATGGTGGAGACTAAGAAGGTAACCAGCTCTGGAGTGCTGCTGCTGGACAACTACACAGACAGGATACAG GTCCTCCGCAACATGGTTCACTGCGCGGACTTGAGCAATCCCACCAAGTCCCTGGAACTGTATCGACAGTGGACAGATCGAATCATGGACGAGTTCTTCCACCAGGGGGACAAGGAGCGGGAACGGGGCATGGAGATCAGCCCCATGTGCGACAAACACACAGCATCTGTGGAGAAATCCCAG GTGGGCTTCATCGACTACATCGTACACCCTCTCTGGGAGACCTGGGCAGATCTAGTACACCCAGATGCACAGGATATCTTGGACACGTTGGAAGACAACAGGAACTGGTACCAAAGCATGATCCCTCAGAGTCCATCGCCACCATTTTACGAGCAAGACAAAGGCTCTGGCAATGGAGACAAATTCCAATTCGAGCTGACACTGGAGGAGGAAGACTCAGAGGGCACGGAGCGGGACGAGCAGAGTCAGGGGGAGGACAGCCCAAGCGGGACACGCTCTTCCCCGGTATACTGTGATGACCCAGGGGCTGAGGAGGACCCCCCAGAGCCCACACACATCGAGATCATCACACAAGACGCGTCACCCGTCGACACGTAG